In the genome of Chaetodon auriga isolate fChaAug3 chromosome 15, fChaAug3.hap1, whole genome shotgun sequence, one region contains:
- the LOC143333352 gene encoding moesin a has translation MPKTISVRVTTMDAELEFAIQPNTTGKQLFDQVVKTIGLREVWYFGLQYQDTKGFSTWLKLNKKVTAQDVRKESPLLFKFRAKFYPEDVSEELIQDATQRLFFLQVKEGILNDDIYCPPETAVLLASYAVQAKYGDYNKEVHTPGYLSSEQLLPQRVLDQHKLNKDQWEERIQVWHEEHKGMMREESMMEYLKIAQDLEMYGVNYFSIKNKKGTELWLGVDALGLNIYEQNDKMTPKIGFPWSEIRNISFNDKKFVIKPIDKKAPDFVFYAPRLRINKRILALCMGNHELYMRRRKPDTIEVQQMKAQAREEKNHKKMERALLENEKRKREVAEKEKEKIEREKEELMERLKQIEEQTKKAQQELEDQTQRALELELERKRAQEEAERLESELRGAEESKVALLQQSENQMKNQEHLATELAELTSKISLLEDAKKKKEDEAMEWQHKATTVQEDLEKAKEELKNKVMSAHVQEPLNAENEHDENDESSAEASAEFTAAATYKDRSEEERMTEAEKNERLQKHLLALSSELANARDESKKTVNDMIHAENMRAGRDKYKTLRQIRSGNTKQRIDEFECM, from the exons ATTAGTGTAAGAGTCACCACGATGGATGCTGAACTGGAGTTTGCCATTCAGCCAAATACAACAGGAAAGCAACTCTTTGACCAG GTTGTGAAGACCATTGGGCTCCGGGAGGTTTGGTACTTTGGACTCCAGTACCAGGATACAAAGGGTTTCTCCACATGGCTCAAGCTCAACAAGAAG gtGACAGCCCAGGATGTGAGGAAGGAAAGCCCGCTGCTGTTTAAGTTCCGTGCCAAGTTCTACCCCGAGGATGTGTCGGAGGAGTTAATCCAGGACGCCACACAGCGGCTGTTCTTCCTGCAGGTGAAGGAGGGAATCTTAAATGACGACATCTACTGTCCTCCAGAGACAGCAGTGCTGCTGGCCTCCTACGCCGTGCAGGCCAAGTACGGCGACTACAACAAGGAAGTCCACACACCAGGATATCTGTCCAGTGAACAGCTGCTCCCCCAGAG AGTTCTGGACCAACACAAACTCAACAAGGAccagtgggaggagaggatTCAAGTGTGGCACGAAGAACACAAGGGCATGATGAG AGAGGAATCCATGATGGAGTATCTGAAGATCGCTCAAGACCTCGAGATGTACGGAGTCAACTACTTCAGCATCAAGAATAAGAAAGGAACAGAGCTGTGGTTGGGAGTGGACGCTTTGGGGCTCAACATTTACGAGCAGAATGACAA AATGACGCCCAAAATTGGATTTCCTTGGAGTGAAATCAGGAACATTTCCTTCAATGACAAGAAGTTTGTCATTAAACCAATTGACAAGAAAGCACCT GACTTTGTATTCTACGCTCCAAGACTGCGCATCAACAAGCGCATTCTGGCTCTGTGCATGGGCAACCATGAGCTGTACATGCGCCGCCGCAAACCTGACACCATCGAagtgcagcagatgaaggcTCAGGCTCGGGAGGAGAAGAACCACAAGAAGATGGAGAG AGCTCTGCTGgagaatgaaaagaggaaaagagaagttgcagaaaaggaaaaggaaaagattgaaagggaaaaggaggaatTAATGGAGAGATTAAAGCAGATTGAGGAGCAGACAAAGAAAGCCCAACAAG agcTGGAGGATCAAACACAAAGggctctggagctggagctggagaggaagagagctcAGGAGGAGGCTGAACGCCTGGAGTCTGAGCTGAGGGGTGCTGAGGAGTCCAAGGTGGCACTGCTGCAACAGTCCGAGAACCAGATGAAGAACCAGGAACACCTG GCGACAGAGTTGGCTGAACTGACTTCAAAGATTTCCCTCCTGGAGGAtgccaaaaagaagaaggaagacGAGGCGATGGAGTGGCAACACAAA GCGACCACGGTGCAGGAGGACCTGGAGAAGGCCAAAGAAGAGCTCAAAAACAAAGTGATGTCGGCTCACGTTCAGGAGCCCCTCAACGCGGAGAACGAGCACGACGAGAACGACGAGAGCAGCGCCGAGGCCAGCGCCGAGTTCACCGCTGCCGCCACGTACAAGGACCGCAGCGAAGAGGAGCGCATGACCGAGGCTGAGAAGAACGAACGTTTGCAGAAACATCTACTT GCTTTGAGCTCAGAGTTGGCCAACGCTCGGGACGAGAGCAAGAAAACGGTGAACGACATGATCCACGCGGAGAACATGCGAGCGGGGCGAGACAAGTACAAGACCCTCAGACAGATCCGGTCAGGAAACACCAAACAGCGCATCGATGAGTTCGAATGCATGTGA